Below is a window of Candidatus Hydrogenedentota bacterium DNA.
ACGGCGGGGAAGGGCCCCGGCCCCTTGGGCACCAGCAGCAGTGCGGGCACGCGCTCCCATGCGGAGACGTTGAACACGACGCGCCGCGCCGTGTATGCGCCCCGGTCCTCCTCCGCCACCACAACAGGAGCGAAGGACGCGGGCGCGGGCGGCGGCGTGCCCAGGCATTCAAAGACCTTTTCCCGGCCCCGGCGCCGCCACCCGTCCACATCGGCGGCGTCCTCCGGACGCATGCGCAGGGGAAACGCCGCCATCGCGGCCAGCCGTTCCGGCCAGAAGGCGGGCAGCCTTTCGGCCATGCCGTGGCCCCGGACGCCTGTGTCCGGCCTGCGCCGGTAGTCTTCTGGCCGCGCCGCGTCCGCCGCCGCCGGGGCGCGCTCCAGCACCCGCGCCAGTTCCTGCCCCGCATCGAGCAAACGTGCCGGGTCGCGGCGCGCCGCGTACCAGTCCAGCACTTCGGAGAAATAAACCGCGCCGTCGGGGCTGGACCCGCCCGCGGACACGGCGCCTTCGGTGTAGTCCCGCGCCGGGTCGCGGTCTGCGGGCTTCTGGTACAGGTCGTAAATCGTCTGCCCGTCCGTGAGCGCGCCCGTCGAGACCTCCCAACCGTTCACGCCGCCGAGGATGGCGCCGGTCTTTTCATAGCCCAGCACCCGCGCGCGCAGGGTCCGCTCCACGGCGTCCAGCAATGGGGTGATGTCCTCGCCCTGCGCCTCAAGGAATGTTGCGGCGCGGGCCAGTTGCGCGGCGTGTTCCATGGCCTGATCAACCAGCATCCGGCTTGAGCGCGGATGCGGGTAGCGCCAGCCGCCGACGGGGTCCTGCGACGCCGCCATGAACCGGGCCACGGCCCGGACCGTGCCCGCGAGGCGCGGCTCGTCCGGGGCGAGGGCCGCCAGCGCGGGCAGGCCCTGCAAAGCGTAGCCGATGATGTAGGGCTTGGCGAACGGCGCGTCATACCCGTGCGCGTCGTCGTCTATGAACGGGCCGTCGGCGACGATGGGCTGGCCCCCCTGGCTGAAGAGGTCGTCCTCTCCCAATTTGGTGCGCAGTTCGCGGAAGAGCCGCATCGCCTGGTCGAGCCAGGGCGCATGGCCCGTGAACTGGTGCAGCCGCAGGAAGTCGAGCACGTCCCCGATGTTCCGGCACTCGCCCCGGTCCGTGTGGACCATTTCCGCCGCATAGGCGGTCTGGTGGCGCAGCGCCGCCGCCATGCGCGGGTCGCCCGTCTCCTCCCATGCGTAAAAGAACGAATCGTAGCCCTTGGTGCAGAAATGCACCGCGTCGTTCGACCGCCACATGAAGGTCTTGTCGTCGGCGTGGGTCGGGTCGCCGTTCGCCACGGAATTGTTGTAGCGCGTGCCGCCGAAATGCCCCTGCGGCAGGCTCCCCCACCAGATGGAGAGGTCGAAGAAGTTCGCGCACCAGCGCAGCGCCGTCCGCCGCAGGCGCAAATCCCCGCTCCGGTACGCGTCCTCGAAAATGGCGGGGCAGTGGTTCAGGCGGTTCATGCCGAACACGCCCCCGGCGGGCACGCCGGTAACATTGCCGAAGTCGTCACCCGGCAGGGATGCGTTGGCCAGGGACTCCTGGTGAAAGCGGCGGACCTGTTCAAACGGCGGGTCCAGCACGGGCGACACGCCACAGTGGTAAATGGCGTCAAAGGCCGCGGGGTCCGCCACCGCCGCGCCCGGCGCGGTCTCCAGCAGGTCGTTCCAGGACTCCGGGTCGTTTCCGGCGGCGATGGCCGCCGTGCGCCACGCCATGCCCTGCATGGGCACGGCCTCTTCGGCGGCGCAGCGCAGATACCGCAGGGCGGCCCCGCCTTTCGCCTCCACCCGGCCCCGCCTCAGCAGGTGCGCGTCGGGGAAGGCTGCGGGCAGTCCGTCCGGGGCGGGAAACGGCGCGCCTGTGGAAAAGTCATGGCTTGGGATTTCGGGCAGGCCCTCCCCCTCCACGGCAAGCGCCCAGCCCAGGTCCGGTGCGGTGCCGTCCTTGCGGGCCACGCGCTGCACATGCAGCCGCAGGGCGAGCCGTCCCGCCGAGTCCATGCGCGCCTCGATGACCCGGGGCCAGTCCGGGTCCGGAAAGAAGACCCGCACCCAGAGAAAATGCGCGCCCGACTCCACCACCTCCGTCACCGGCGGCGCGTCCACGGCGCGCTTCGGCGCGACGGGCCGCAGGGTCATCCACAATGCGCCGTCCCTGTGCAGCCGCACCGCCTCCCCGTCCACCTCCAGCAGGAAACCGCCCAGTTCCCCGGAGAAGGCGCCCTCCTCAAGCGAGGGCCCGGAAAGGGGCGGCGTGTCCGACAGCGCCAGCGTGGCCCACTCCCCCGACGCGCCCCGGACCGGCTCATAAACAAAGGTCACCAGCCCGCGCCGCACCGAATGCCCCGTGTCCGGATGAACCGTCAGCACCCGCACATCCGCCGGGACGGTCCGCATGCCCGTGTTCACGGTCAGGCCCTTTCCGGCGGGCAGCGCGCCCGGCGCGAAGGGGACCGATACCCGCACCTGTTGCGGGCCATCGCCCGTGCCGGTCAGGCGCAGCGCGGGAAGGCGCGCGCCTTTCGTTGTCCGCACCGTCCCCTCACCCACCGGCAGGGGCTGCCAGGAGAAACGTTCCACCCATTCACGGCCCGCCGCGTCATCCCAGGCCGCGCAGGAAAAACTTGTTGCCGGCAGCAACAGCAGCGCCACGGCGCAACGCGACAGCATGGACATGCATCGTCCTCCTTGTTGTGACGGGTTATGCGGGCCGGGGGGCGTATTTCACCGCGCGGCGCGGTTCGGCCATCATCTCCGCCACCGTGTCCCGCCACAGCGCGTAATGGGCCGTCTCCTTGTGCGCCGCCGGGGCTTCCAAAGTGCGGTAGCCCTCGACGAGCACAAAGCGCGCCGGGTCGTCCTCCTGCTGGAGCAGCTCAAAACGGTAGACCCCCGGCTCCTTCACGCTCTCCCGCGCGTTCGCCAGCGACGCGTCACGAAACGCCTCCACACACTCCGGCTTGACATGGACATGAACATGGACTTCCAGCATGACGGATGAACCTCCTGGGTTGCCTGGCTCCGGTTTTTCCGGACCAGTATACCCGGCGCTTCATCGAGGGCAAAGTTTGAGGCCGTCATTGTGCTGGCGATGGCGGGCCGATGGGATAGTTCCCCAGACCGGGAGGGCTGGGTCTATGCCGCCCTAAAGCCTTATATCCTCTTTTGCTTGATGGGTTTGATGGTATCGGATATACTGGATTCTGGCGGTGGGCGCACGTCTGCGCCGCGCCATTCCTCTATTGAATCGTGGGGAGCAATTGATGGCTATCGGGGAAATAAGCGCTGAACGGTTGCGTGAATTGCGGGAGACACCCAAACGTGTCACAAACCCGCAGGCCAGGACGAAACGCGAAGAACGGCATGAGCGGACAGACTACGAGGTGACAGCAGACGCTGGACAGAACAAGTTCCGGATTTATCTGCGGCAAAACGCGGCGGATGCTGAGGATTTCTCTTGTGGCATCCGGTGGCAGGCACCCAGCGGCGAAACGCTGACTTTAGCCCGCTACAATGGACCAAGCCACATCCATGGGACGATTGAATACGAATGCCACATCCATGAGGCGACAGAGCGGGCTATTCAGGAGGGGGGCAAGCCGGAACGGCATGCCGCGCATACGGACCGTTACAAAACACTTCATGGCGCCCTTCACTGCCTGCTGGAGGACTTTAACGTTTCTGGGCTTGACAGCAGCCCGGACCAACCGGAGCTATTCTGATGGGCATTGACATCACGCACACACAGGACCTTCTAAAGTCCCATTTGTGCTCACAGGTCCGCATTGTCGAGCGCAGGAACGGCAAGTTGGTGCTGGAAACACCCTTTTCCTACCCCGACGGGGACCGATACCCCATATTTTTGCACGAGACCGCCACAGGCGGAATAAGGCTCTCCGACGGCGGGCACACCTTCATGCACCTGAGTTACGAGAACGAGATGGAGACGTTCCGCAGGGGGACACGGGAACGACTGCTGGAGCAGATTCTCGGGGAAACGGGGCTCAGGGACGAGGATGGCGAGTTTTCCCTTGAAACCTCCTTGGACGGGCTGGCGGAGGCCGTATTCCGTTTTGGACAGGGACTCACCAAGATTTATGACCTGGTTTTCCTGAACCGGGCACGCGTGACGGCCACCTTCTATGAGGACCTCTTCTCTGCATTGGCCGCGATTGTCACGCCGGACGCCATTGCAAGGGATTTTGTTGAATCGGGGATGGACGGCGCCGAGGACTATCCCATTGACTACCGGATTCCCGGCAAAAACGGGGACCCCCTCTTTGTTTTCGGGGTGCCGGGCCGGGACAAGGCGCGTCTCGCAACAATAATCCTTGAAAGGCTTTTGCGGTATAAAGTGGCGTTCGACTCGCTACTGGTCTTCGCGGACCAGACGGAAATACCGCGCAGGGATTTGGCGCGTCTGACCAATGTGGGCGGGGAGATGGTGTCGTCTCTGGACGCGCAGGAGGACTTGAGCCGCAAGATTCTCCGGAAAGTGGCGTGACGGCCGCCTGACTGCCCCCCCCACCGCCCGTTGCGTCTCCGGCCCCGCCCCTCAACGGCGCCCCTCCGCAAGCAGCATGTGGGAGCCCATGGGCACGCCCACATGCCGGGCGACGACGGCGCATTTGGCCTTGAAGAGGTACCAGGCGGGCGCGCCGCCGCCGCTGAGGGTCTCGAAGTTGCCCTGGCCCTTGGCGATGATCAGGTCGGCCTCCGCAAAGCGCGCCCGGAAGGCCGGGCTGCACGTCTCCAGAATGGTCCCCGGCGCGTCGGACCCGTTGTCCACCAGCTCCACGAGTTCGTGGATGCCCGCCGCGCGGGCGTCCTCGAGGGTGGCGTCGTTGAGCACGGGCACGCCGCGCACAGCCAGGGTGACCCGCCCTTCGGGCAGCCGTTTGAGCAGGGGCCGGTCGAAGAAGATTTCCCCGGCGTTGTCCCCCAGATAGAGGATGCGGCGCGCCGCCGCGGTTTCCCGCCGGAACGCCGCCAGGTCGCCCGTGACGGGCGTGGCGAGGGCGGCGGCCAGACTGTCGCGCACATGGGACTCGGCGAGGTTGATGTCCGGGCCGAGGTCTATCACGTTGCCCGCGATGGCCAGGGCCACCGCGGCGGCAAAGGGGTCGTCCGCCGCGTCCACCGCCGCCTCCAGTCCGGGCAGCAGCTCCGCCGCGAGCCTGTTGAAGCGGTCCTTCGCCGCGCGGTAGGGGTCCGACACGCCCGTGAGCTCCCGGAGCCTGCGCTGCATGCGCTGGGCCATGGCGGGCGGGCACAGGGAAAGGTCCATGTCCGCCGCGGTGCGCAGCACCTCGCGCAGCACCTGTTCATGCACCGCCGGGTCGTCCGTGAAAAGGCGGCCCGCGTCCAATGCCTGGCGCACCAGGCAGGGTATGCAGTCAAGTCCCGTGTCCATTCGCCGCTCCGTGTCTATTTAACCCAGAAGAACAGGGTGTCCAGCACCAGCGACACGGAGGAGATGACCCAGGTGAAGAGGGGCTTGGGCTTCTTTTCCACCTCGTGGAACACGCGCACGTCCTTGATGACCCGGTGCAGGGTGAGGATGTCGCGGAACCCCCAGTCCTCGCGGCGGCCCACGGCGGTCCAGAGTTTCCCGTCGCGCCCGTCGGGCACATAGGCCACGAGATAGTAGCGCCCGTCCGCGGGCAGGGGGATTTCATGCTCGAACATGATCCATGACTGGGTTCCCGTGAAGGGCTCGTCGAAGAACACCG
It encodes the following:
- a CDS encoding DUF89 family protein, with translation MDTGLDCIPCLVRQALDAGRLFTDDPAVHEQVLREVLRTAADMDLSLCPPAMAQRMQRRLRELTGVSDPYRAAKDRFNRLAAELLPGLEAAVDAADDPFAAAVALAIAGNVIDLGPDINLAESHVRDSLAAALATPVTGDLAAFRRETAAARRILYLGDNAGEIFFDRPLLKRLPEGRVTLAVRGVPVLNDATLEDARAAGIHELVELVDNGSDAPGTILETCSPAFRARFAEADLIIAKGQGNFETLSGGGAPAWYLFKAKCAVVARHVGVPMGSHMLLAEGRR
- a CDS encoding antibiotic biosynthesis monooxygenase codes for the protein MLEVHVHVHVKPECVEAFRDASLANARESVKEPGVYRFELLQQEDDPARFVLVEGYRTLEAPAAHKETAHYALWRDTVAEMMAEPRRAVKYAPRPA
- a CDS encoding DUF1828 domain-containing protein, producing the protein MGIDITHTQDLLKSHLCSQVRIVERRNGKLVLETPFSYPDGDRYPIFLHETATGGIRLSDGGHTFMHLSYENEMETFRRGTRERLLEQILGETGLRDEDGEFSLETSLDGLAEAVFRFGQGLTKIYDLVFLNRARVTATFYEDLFSALAAIVTPDAIARDFVESGMDGAEDYPIDYRIPGKNGDPLFVFGVPGRDKARLATIILERLLRYKVAFDSLLVFADQTEIPRRDLARLTNVGGEMVSSLDAQEDLSRKILRKVA